The genomic window GGACGTCGCTACGCGGAACTCATCCGCGAGCTCACCGGCGACAGGCCGCGCACGGCGGTGTGACCCCGTCTCCGGGCCGAGCCCGCGCCCCCGGCCCAGCGGCCCCGACCGCTGGTGACCGGGGGCTCCGCCCTTCCGCGCACCGCCGGAAGCCGTTCGGGGGCACCATCCGCATGCGTGGGGGGCGGGAGGCCCCGGCACATATGCTCACCGTATGGAGCAGAGCGAAGTCCTCAAGCGAGTGATCGGCATCCTCACGGAGGCGGGCGAGATGCAGCGCCAGGCCGAGGAGGACACTGGCAGCGGCGACCTGGACGCGGGCGGAAGCATGGTGACGACCCTCCTCAACGAGACGATGCCGCACATCGCCGTTCCCTCCGACGCCAGCGTCGAGGAGATGGCGGTCCTGGTCGGGCGTGAGGTGGGCGGCGCCGTCGAGCAGCTCGTCGGCGCCTTCACCCTGGCGTTCATCGCGCTGGCACAGATCCACGACTCCGGGCAGCAGGACGTGACATCCGCCGATGTGCTCCAGGACCTGGCACTGCGGGCGGAGGAACTGAGCTCCGACGACGAGGGCCCCGACGGGGCCGAGGGGTCCGCCTGACCCGCGCGGCACGCCCGCACCGGCCCGCGTCGCCCCTGCACGAAGTCCGCGGCGGGCCAAGGAATTCTCTGGCCCGCCGCAGACTTCGCGGCCGCGCCGCCGGCGGGGAGTGGGACGGTGCGACAGGGCCGGTGCAGCCGACCGCCGGCTCCGCCGAGCCGCCAGCGGGGAGAGCGCTCTCCCCGCTGGGCGCGAATGATCCACGCCCAGCGGGGAGACCCGGAGGGTCCGGGAATCAGGGCAGTTCGTAGTTCGCGTTCAGCGCGGCCCCGGCGCCGGGGTTGTTCTGGTCATAGCCCCGGGCGTCGCACTGGAGCCCGCCCACGACGCAGTGGCGGACCATGGCGGCCAGCGTGGCGTCGTCCCAGGCGTTGAAGAAGTCGTAGTGGAAGGAGTGGCCGGTGCCGCTGGCCAGCCTCACCTGCGACATGTCGCCGTTGACCGGCCAGGCCATCTTGAACTCGATCATCGGCAGGGCGACCGGGTGACTGGCGGGGCACACGTCCTGGTTGGCGCCCATCACGATCGGATAGGCCATGTGGGCCTGGTGGTTCGGCGTGTCGAGGTGCGTGCCGTCCCAGCAACTGGGTGCCTGCATGCGCAGGTTGAGTTGCGTGTCCCGGCTCGTCGGGCAGGTGGCCGGGAACTCGAAGTTGCGGTAGCTCTCACCGCACTCGTAACCCTCGACCGTGCCCGGGTGGTCACGGAACTGGTCGACCGTCTGCGTCGGACTGCCGACGACGAAACGCAGCCCCTTGGGGAACGGCCGCACGGTCCGGTAGTCCGTGACGCCCGCCTTGTAGTAGATGGTCTGCGGACCGACCGGCCGCACTTCCTGGTTTCCGTTGTAGAGGGTCGGCATCCAGTACGCGGACCGGTCGCCCGGCGCCCTGCACACGGTGCCGCCCGCTCCGAGTGACGCGGTGGTGCTGTTCTCGTTCGTGGTGCTGTTCCCCATGAACGTGTGGTTGTGGGACTTGCCGGTCTGCCCCGGATAGACGATCGGGTCGACCGATCCGGTGTGGTTGACCGAGCAGTTCGCCTGGAACTCGTGGAAGTACCGGTGGGGCGGGATCTCGGTCGACGGCACCACCCCGGTGACCGGCGGGTTCGCCGGGATGTACCCGTCACCGTCGGGGTCGTCACCGGAGGGGACGGGAGCGGCCGCGGCCATGACGTGGCCCTGTACGTGCTGTCCCGAACCTCCCTGCGCGACCTGTGAGACGGCAACCGGTTCACCGGCTGCCGTCGGAGCACCACCGGGTGCTGTCGCGCCGGCGTCCGTGATCGCGGTGAGACCCATGACCACCAGGGCCAGGGCCGCGACGACGACGAGGGCGGACATCAGGGTGCTTCTGCTGAATCTTTCGGCCATGCGGACCTCCGTGCCGCTCTGCATCCGCGCACATCGGGTGCGCGGCGGGGGGAGAGTGGAGCTGGATGCTGCGTCGCGACGGAAGAGCCCTCAGGGGTGCGCCGCCGTGCGAGACCTGCCATGCGTGAACGCGCCTGGGGAGAACACGCGGGACGAGAACGTGCCCTGCGAATACTGCGGGAGAGCGCTCTCCCAGACGTTGCCAAGTGTTACGCCACTGCCGAGAACATGTCAAGAGTTGGTGAACGGGGCTCCCGCCGGGGGGCGTTCAGAGCGCCGCTCCCGCGGGCGAACGAGGGGACGGCAGGGGGAGGCCGGCGAGAGGGCGGCCGGGCATCGCCACCGGAAGCGCGGCGTCGGAGCATGGAGAACGATTCGCTCGGGATGTCCGACGATTCCGTACGGCACGGGGAGGCGTACGGGGCCCGGTCGCCGACCTCGGTGACGGCGTGGCCGGGGGGAACGCCCCACCGCTCGGAAGCCGCCCGCACAGGGGCGGCCGTTCGGCCCGCGTACTCGCCGGGGGTCCGCGCGGAGACGCAGCTCCGGCCCGCGCACTCGCCGGGGCGCGGTTGCGCAGACGTGCCGGTAGACGCCGGGCTCGACTTCCGACGTCACGGCACACCACGCCCCTGGCCCCGGTGGACGACGGAGCCGCCCGCACGCGGGTCTGCTGCGGCAGGGGGCCACCCTGCTGCCGCAGCAGACCGGTCACGCTCCGTCGGTCCGTCCGGAGCCGGCGGAGTTCTTGCGTCAGGCGGTGTGGAGGGTCAGCCCGTAGCGGTTGAGGATCTCGTTGATGGGCTGGTGCCACGTCTCGCCGCCGCCGCTGCAGTTGCCCCAGCCGCCGGAGGTGACACCCTGCGCCTGGTCACCGCTGATGAACGAGCCACCGGAGTCGCCCGGTTCGGCGCAGACGCTGGTCTTGGTCATCTGATGGACGGCGCCCTGGCTGTAGTTCACGGTCTCGTTCTTCGCGAGGACGCTGCCGCAGTGCCAGTGCGTGGTCGAACCGGAGCGGCAGACAGAGGCGCCGATGGGGGCTTCGTTCGAGCCGCGCACCAACTGGTCGGACACGGTGCCCCAGCCGAGGACCACCGGAACGGTCCACCAGCCGCTGCCGACGTTCACCCAGGCGTAGTCGTTGTCGGGGAACGACGACCCCTGGAAGTTGCCGATGGCCGAGCCGTCCCAGCCCCTGACGGCGCCACCCGCCTGGCCGCAGTGCCCTGCGGTGACGAAACCTCCATGCACCGAGAAGCCTATGGAACAGCGGACGTTGCCGGTGTAGTACGGGTCGCCGCCGACCGTTCCCGCGGCGAAGGTCCGGGGCGCCTCAGCGGTCCGCTCCACCGCGACGGGACCGGCTTCGCGGGCCTTCGCGACGAAGGCGCGGACATCGTTGTCACGTTCTTCGGACGCGACCACGTTGACCACGACCGTGTTCGCGCGGGGGTCGACGTGCCAACTGCTGATGCCCTGCGGTGCGGAGAGGGCGTCCAGCCGGCTCTTGACCGCGTCGAGTTGGCGCGCCGTGTGGTCGACCACCCGGACCTCGGCCCCCGTCGCCCGGACGGCACGCGCCGCGCCGCTGTCGGTTACCGCGACCGTCAGCCTGCCACTGCCGGAGTCGAACCAGGATCCGCCGTATGCCGCTCCGGCCGCGCCCCGCGCCGTGCCCTCCAGCGCCGTCGCCGCCTTCTCGGCGGTGAGCCGGGCCCGCGCCTGGCTTTTCGTCAGCCCGAGATCGCGCTGCATGGCTTCGATGATCCCCGCGGACGCCTGCGGTTCCGCGGAGGCCGAGGGGGAGTCCGCCGCGGAGGCCTGGGTGAGGCCGGCCGTCGCCCATGTACCGATGATGAGCAGTGCGGAGAGACCGGTCCGCACCATCGTCGTGTGTCTCAAGGGAGTTGCCCCTTCTGTTGTTCCAGCTTCGTGGGGGTGGAACAGGAAGCACCCCAGAGCCGTGAGAGCGCTCTCAGAGGTGCCACTACGGACTGTAGTCCAGTTCGATAGGCAGGTCCATGCCAATGACGTCAAGGGATTCGGCGGCCTTCTGCCCCTCGGGCGGGCGCTCAGGGCGAGAGCAGCGGAAGTCCCGCGGCGCTCCAGGGTGCACGAAGGACGCCCCCAGTCATCCGCGGGTGCCAGGACGTGCCCGGAACCCTCGAACCCGGGGCGGTGGTTGAGCGTGACGGCCACGACCCCGTGGTCGGCCAGGATCCGCGGTGGAGCCGAACACGTACGCGCCACCATGGATCCACACGAGCACGGGGAGCAGGTCGTCTCCGCCCGCACCCGCGAGGTGGATCCGCCGGGCGGCGTGCGGCCTGTCGGCCGGGGCGCGGCGTGCCCGTCGCCGATCCTGGGAGAGTCCGGATCATTCGCACAGGAAGCCCGGTGACACCATGCCGACCGATCCGCCTCCGGTAGCCGGCGTACACGCACCCGATACGAAGCTCGCGATCGAGGCGACCGAGCTGGTGCGGGACACGACCGACGACCTCGTCTACCACCACTCGCACCGCGTCTATCTGTTCGGCGCCCTGCGAGGGCGCGAGCGGGACCTCTCCTTCGACCCTGAACTACTGTACGTCGCCGCCCTGTTCCACGACCTCGGCCTCGGTGAGCGCTTCCGCTCCAGCGGCCGGCGCTTCGAGGTGGACAGCGCGGACGAGGCACGCCGCTTCCTCCGGTCCCACAGCGTTCCCGAGGACAGTGTGCGACGGGTGTGGACGGCCATCGCCCTCCACACCACTCCCGGGATCCCCGCCTTCATGGAGCCGGAGGTCGCCCTCGTGAGCGCCGGTGTGGAGTACGACGTCCTCGGCCTCGGCTACGGAGAGGTCTCCGACGCCGACCGCGCCGCGATCGTGGCACTCCACCCCCGGCCGGACTTCAAGCGGCGGATCCTCGCGGCGTTCACCGACGGCATCCGGCCCCGGCCGGAGACGACCTTCGGCAACGTCAAGGCCGACGTACTCCAGCACTACGTCCCCGGCTTCGAGCGCGGTGACTTCGTCCGCGCCATCCTCGATTCGCCGTGGCCGGAGTGAGCCGGGCACCGGGCCTGTGAGTGGACGCAGGATCCGCCGTTCTCGGCCCGCCGGCCGTACTCCACACGCACCTACCGCAGGGACGGGTGAGGCGGAGCCGGCGTGACGGTGGCGAGTTCCCGCACGGTGGCCATGTCGCTGAAGGGCAGCAGGGTGTCACCGACGATCTGGTAGGGCTCGCTGCCCTTCCCGGCGATCAGGACGACGTCCTCCGGGCCCGCCACCGAGAGCGCGAAGCCGATGGCCCGGCGGCGGTCCGCCAGGCGTTCGTACGGCGTGCCCGTCCCCTCGATGCCCGGTGCGACCTGGTCCAGGATCGCCTCGGGGTCCTCGTTGCGTGGATTGTCAGAGGTCAGGACGCACAGGTCCGAGTACGTCCCGGCGATCGTGCCCATCTCGGCCCGCTTCGTGGTGTCCCTGTCCCCGCCGCAGCCGAAGACGGTGATGACCTTGGCACGGGCGAAGCCGCGGATGGTGCCGAGCACCTTGTCCAGGGAGTCCGGGGAGTGCGCGTAGTCCACGATCACCGAAGTACCGCCGGTGGTCGTGACGCGTTCGAAGCGGCCCGGGATCTGCGGCATGCGTTCGAGCGCGGAGACCAGCCCGGCCAGATCGTGCCCGAGGAAGTGGCAGGCAGCCACCGTGGCCAGGGCGTTGGCGACGGAGAACCTGCCGGGGGCCGGGATGGCGGCGGGGTACTTACGGCCGGCGTGGTGGAGCGTGAAACGGGTTCCCGAGGCGTCCACGACCAGATCGGTGGCACGGTAGTCGGCCTCGGCGTCGAGGGCGTACGTGGCCACCGCACCTGGCATCATCGTCGCGATACGAGCCCCCACCGGGTCGTCGGCGTTGACCACGGCGTGCCGGCAGAGCCCCTGGAAGAGGCGGAGTTTGGCATCACGGTAGTTGTCCATCGTGCCGTGGTCGTCCAGGTGGTCCTGGCTCAGGTTCGTGAAGACCCCCACGTCGACGAAGGTGCGGTCGACCCGGTGGGTCAGCAGGCCCATCGATGTGGCCTCGAGTACCACGGTGCCGACCTCACGGTCTCGCATGCACCCCAGGAGGTACTGGAGGTCCGGGGACTCGGGGGTCGTCAGCACCGTGCGGGGCATGGGGATCAGTTCGTCGCCGATCCGGCTCCCGGCGGTCCCGATGACTCCGGCCCTCACGCCTTGCGAGATGCGCAGCACGGACTCGACCATGTACGAGACCGACGTCTTCCCGTTGGTGCCCGTGACAGCCACCACGTCCATGCGCCGCCCCGGTTCGCCGAAGTAGCGGGACGTGACGACGGCGGCTGTCGACCGGACGTCCGGCACCTGCACGACACAGGCACCTTCCACCGTACCCGGCAGCTCGTAGCCGTCCTCCACGATGACCGCCGCCGCGCCGCGGGCCAGGACGGGGGCGACCGTGCCCGGACCGCCTTCCAGGTGGCCGGGCACCGCGATGAACAGCGACCCCGGCACTGCCCGGTCCGCGTCGAAGGCGGTTCCCGCCGTGATGTGCGTTTCCCCGGGGTCGCCCTGAAGGATGCGGTGGTTCTGTCCGGCCAACAGCTCGCTCAGCTTCACGATGGTCCCTTCGAGGGTGGCTCGGGCCGTGATGCGGCCGTCGCCGGAGCGCGGCAACGGCGGTACGCCGAGCTGCGGTGGTGACGTAAGGCGGGTACGACGTCGACGCGGTGCGCGCGAGGAGGGCGCAGGGCACGGCGGACGGGCGGGGCGGGGTGGCCGGGGTGAGGTGAACCTCGGTAAGTCGCTAGCCGTGCCCGTGAAGGGCGGTACGGCGGCTTGCGAGCACACCGGGGGCGGCCTGGTGCAGGCACTTCCCACTGACGGCGGTGCGACTCATGTGGCCGAGTGTACGGCCGTAAGGGGGTACGGGATTCCGCTTCAGGGCCGGCCGGCCGCTCCCGGCCGACTCGCCGCCCGGCCCGGCGCCACTCACGTCATCGGCAATCGTTTTCGTTGTCATCCGAAACAGCGTCATCCGCGTGGGGAAACTGCTTCCGTTGCGCCTCCCGCCCGACCGGAGTGGAATGACGTAGAGGGGCACCCGGAGGAAGGGGCACGCCATGACCGTCAGCGACCGGGGGGACGACGTCTACCAGCCGCAGGAGCCGGAGGCCTCGGACCCCGATGACCTGCTGGACGTGGAGGACACCCTGGACACCTCCGGGATCACCGACGTCCTGGACGAGGGGTACTCCCCGCCCGAGCGGCCCTGGGCGGTCGACGACAAGGGCACGACGGCCGCGGAACAGCAGTCGGGCGAGTCCCTCGACAGCCGCTTGAACAGGGAGGTTCCGGAAACCTCGGACACAGGGGACGGCATCGGTGATCTCGAGGACGGAGACGGGGAGCCCTACGACCTCGAAGTCGGGACCGACCGGGCGGGCCGCCTCACGCAGGAGGGTGACGGGCACGTGGCCTCCACACTCACCGCGCAGGACGTGGGGA from Streptomyces sp. NBC_01341 includes these protein-coding regions:
- a CDS encoding S1 family peptidase encodes the protein MVRTGLSALLIIGTWATAGLTQASAADSPSASAEPQASAGIIEAMQRDLGLTKSQARARLTAEKAATALEGTARGAAGAAYGGSWFDSGSGRLTVAVTDSGAARAVRATGAEVRVVDHTARQLDAVKSRLDALSAPQGISSWHVDPRANTVVVNVVASEERDNDVRAFVAKAREAGPVAVERTAEAPRTFAAGTVGGDPYYTGNVRCSIGFSVHGGFVTAGHCGQAGGAVRGWDGSAIGNFQGSSFPDNDYAWVNVGSGWWTVPVVLGWGTVSDQLVRGSNEAPIGASVCRSGSTTHWHCGSVLAKNETVNYSQGAVHQMTKTSVCAEPGDSGGSFISGDQAQGVTSGGWGNCSGGGETWHQPINEILNRYGLTLHTA
- a CDS encoding DUF5709 domain-containing protein, producing the protein MTVSDRGDDVYQPQEPEASDPDDLLDVEDTLDTSGITDVLDEGYSPPERPWAVDDKGTTAAEQQSGESLDSRLNREVPETSDTGDGIGDLEDGDGEPYDLEVGTDRAGRLTQEGDGHVASTLTAQDVGIDGAAASAEEAAMHLIPEEEDLFG
- a CDS encoding UDP-N-acetylmuramoyl-L-alanyl-D-glutamate--2,6-diaminopimelate ligase, giving the protein MKLSELLAGQNHRILQGDPGETHITAGTAFDADRAVPGSLFIAVPGHLEGGPGTVAPVLARGAAAVIVEDGYELPGTVEGACVVQVPDVRSTAAVVTSRYFGEPGRRMDVVAVTGTNGKTSVSYMVESVLRISQGVRAGVIGTAGSRIGDELIPMPRTVLTTPESPDLQYLLGCMRDREVGTVVLEATSMGLLTHRVDRTFVDVGVFTNLSQDHLDDHGTMDNYRDAKLRLFQGLCRHAVVNADDPVGARIATMMPGAVATYALDAEADYRATDLVVDASGTRFTLHHAGRKYPAAIPAPGRFSVANALATVAACHFLGHDLAGLVSALERMPQIPGRFERVTTTGGTSVIVDYAHSPDSLDKVLGTIRGFARAKVITVFGCGGDRDTTKRAEMGTIAGTYSDLCVLTSDNPRNEDPEAILDQVAPGIEGTGTPYERLADRRRAIGFALSVAGPEDVVLIAGKGSEPYQIVGDTLLPFSDMATVRELATVTPAPPHPSLR
- a CDS encoding HD domain-containing protein, whose product is MPTDPPPVAGVHAPDTKLAIEATELVRDTTDDLVYHHSHRVYLFGALRGRERDLSFDPELLYVAALFHDLGLGERFRSSGRRFEVDSADEARRFLRSHSVPEDSVRRVWTAIALHTTPGIPAFMEPEVALVSAGVEYDVLGLGYGEVSDADRAAIVALHPRPDFKRRILAAFTDGIRPRPETTFGNVKADVLQHYVPGFERGDFVRAILDSPWPE
- a CDS encoding DUF1996 domain-containing protein, producing the protein MAERFSRSTLMSALVVVAALALVVMGLTAITDAGATAPGGAPTAAGEPVAVSQVAQGGSGQHVQGHVMAAAAPVPSGDDPDGDGYIPANPPVTGVVPSTEIPPHRYFHEFQANCSVNHTGSVDPIVYPGQTGKSHNHTFMGNSTTNENSTTASLGAGGTVCRAPGDRSAYWMPTLYNGNQEVRPVGPQTIYYKAGVTDYRTVRPFPKGLRFVVGSPTQTVDQFRDHPGTVEGYECGESYRNFEFPATCPTSRDTQLNLRMQAPSCWDGTHLDTPNHQAHMAYPIVMGANQDVCPASHPVALPMIEFKMAWPVNGDMSQVRLASGTGHSFHYDFFNAWDDATLAAMVRHCVVGGLQCDARGYDQNNPGAGAALNANYELP